The Bacillus alveayuensis genome has a window encoding:
- a CDS encoding uncharacterized protein YlaN (UPF0358 family) (product_source=COG4838; cath_funfam=1.10.287.750; cog=COG4838; pfam=PF07408; superfamily=140404), translating into MASEIAVDHREKALALLKADADKIMKLIQVQMDNLTMPQCPLYEEVLDTQMFGLSREIDFAVRLGLIEEYEGKALLDMLERELSSLHEAFMKK; encoded by the coding sequence TTGGCGTCTGAGATTGCGGTTGATCATCGTGAAAAGGCATTAGCGCTTCTGAAAGCAGATGCTGATAAAATTATGAAATTGATCCAAGTTCAAATGGATAATTTAACAATGCCTCAATGTCCTCTATATGAAGAGGTTTTAGATACACAAATGTTTGGCCTATCGAGAGAAATTGACTTTGCTGTACGTTTAGGTCTCATTGAAGAGTATGAAGGGAAGGCATTGCTGGATATGCTTGAACGGGAGCTGTCATCTTTACATGAGGCATTTATGAAAAAATAA